GGAGTATCGATGAAGGAATAGTAATATCAGGAGGTAACTATTTCTTTTCTCCTTCATTAACTATGAGAATCAAAGGAAAAGAATTATTTAAATTAGAACAAGATCATAAAGGGAAAATTTTTGTCAATGCGCTACTTTGGAATAATAAAAAAGAAATCATAGCTGAAGTTAAAAATAACGATATGTTAATAAATCATATGAGAGTAGAGGATATTGACTGTATGGCTTCTGGTAAAGAGATTCATTTTAAAGCTCCCGATAATTCTAATCATGTAAGAATTAGATTCGAACAGCAATCCATTGAGAAATGCTTGGCTCAAGCAGAAAATACCTTAGATGAAAGTATTGTTGAACAAGTTTTTTCTATAATAAAAGAACGTGTGGCTAATGGAATGATAAATGTTATAAAATTTAGCAGTACTATAAGAGAAGACGACTTTATATTCCACGCCGGAGACTCTAAAATTACTTTTGATTTTAGAAAAATTGGGTTAGATAAAGCAGAATACTACGGTAGCGCTCATGGGGTCAATGGAGCACTAAATTTTAGAAAGAAGGACGGTCAAGAATTAATATATCTAGGGAAATAGTCTACTGTAAAGGTTGAGAATTTAAAAAATAACTGTATTTTTTAAAAGGTCGGTAAATCACAAAATGTCCGTAGTGAAATATTAACTTTTAAGGTAATATATTTTGAAATCGAGTCTTCATGATAAGGGGAGCAAATCTGCAATAAAAGGGTTTGCTCTTTTTACTTAATTTGGCAAGAATCGTTGAAGACTCAGTTTCGAGAAATTAAACTCTATATTTATATAAAGTTGTTGTTTAGTTGGAAGTTGTGTAGAAACTATATTTTGCTAACTGTTCCCTTGGTATATTGGATGTTATATATTAAAAACGAAAGGGGCAGAGTTTTTGAAAAAGTGTCTCTACATGATTTTACTACTAATATTATTGACTTCTTGTAACTCAATTGGTCATAAAGAAGAATTAAAAGAAAATAAGGCAGAGTTTTCTCCTATGGAACTTCCAGCAGGCAGTAAAAGTAACTATGATTTATCGCTGAGTTTAGATGAAAATGGTGAATTTAAGGTGAAAGCATCCATTGAGATCACAAATTTGTCGAAGGATGCTTGGGAGTCCCTCGTTTTCTACTTTATACCTAATATGTTCACTCAGGATAATGCTCCTGAACTAGATAAGCCTGGGTCACTAAATGTCCAAAAAGTTTCTGTAAATGGTAAAGAGGTTAATTATTTTTTAGAGAAAGATACTTTTACAGTACCATTAAAAGAGAAGGTTCAGTCTAAAGAAGAGAAAAACATTGAGATTACTTATTCTTTTACTCTCCCTGAAAAAGGTCATAGATATACAGAAAATGATTCAAATTATTATTTAGCTCAATGGTATCCGATGGTTCCTACATACAGAGATGGTTGGAATAAAGAAGAATATCGTTCTAAAGGAGAATCTTATCACACCACTTTCAGTGACTTTGATTTCAGTTATAAAGTTCCAGAAGAGTATACCGTGATAACTTCAAGTGATACTGAGAACCTTCCTACACTTAAGGAACAGAAAGTGAAAGCTGAATCCGTTAAAGAATTTTACGTGGCAATCTTACGTCATCCTGAAATACTCGAGAAGGAAAAGCAAGGGGTAACAATTCGTATCTTTAGCTCAGATCAGACTAATAGAAAGGAAGAAGTATTAGAAACAGCACTCCAAGCTCTGGATTACTTCCAAAATAAAATTGGACCTTATCCACATAAACAGTTAGATATTATTCTCAGTGATATAGGTATGGAATACCCAGGTGTAGTGACAGTTGATAATTCGAGAGGGGTAAGAATGGAATCACTAAAGGATGAAGTCGTGCACGAAATCGCCCATCAATGGTTTTATGGTGTCATCAACAATGACCCTTATAGAGATGCTTGGTTAGATGAAGGGTTAGCAAATTTAGCAACCTCCTTGTTTCTTGCAGACGTTGAGTCAGAAGATGTTCAGTTGCCTAATGAATTCTACCCTAATCTTCAACCCGTAAATTTACCTTTAGATCACTACCAAAAAGATTATCATACTCAAGTATATGGGAACTCACCGATCGGTCTTTGGAATATTTTTAGGCAGCATGGAGGAAAAGAAGCAGCAGAAAACTTCCTTACAAAGTATTATTTGACCTATAAATATAAAGAAGTAAACACAGAGGAATTTACAAGGTTCCTAAATCATCAATTGGACATTAAGGATCCTTCTATTTATGATGACTGGTTACAATTAAAGCATAGCCAATAAAGGAAGAGTCAAGAATTGTCTTGAAATCAAGTGTTCATGAAATGGGAGCAATTTAGCAATAACAAACCTTCATTAGAGGGTATTTGTTGTCTTTAGTCACAAGGCGTGATTCCGGAAAGGAATTACGCCTTTTTAATAAATTCTGTTGAGTAAAGGGTAATAATTTGAAATAATTGGAACTAAACGTAGCCATGAGATTAGTAACTAAGGGAGGTGAAGCATGAAGATTAGAAAGGCAACCGTAACAGATGCAGAGGGAGTGGCAAAAGTTCAGGTTGATAGCTGGTATTCAACTTACAAGGACATAGTACCTGAAGAGTATTTAAGGAAGATGACCTACGAAAGCCGGGAAAAAAAGTGGAAAGACATAATCTCTAAGCAGCCAGTTTTTATAGCTGAAGACAATAAGGGAAAAATAATAGGCTTCTCTAACGGCGGGCCTGAAAGGACAGGAAAGTATCCTGAATTTGAAGGAGAACTTTATGCCATTTACATATTAAAAGATCATCAAAGAAAAGGTTTAGGAAAACAGCTATTAAAGCCAATAATACAAGAACTAGAAGATCAAGGTATATATTCAATGCTTGTTTTAGTATTAGAAGACAATCATTCCCGTTTTTTTTATGAAAAAGTTGGAGCTGAAAAATTGGATATTATTGAGATTGAAGTCTCTCGGAAAAGACTAAGTGAAGTTGTTTATGGATGGAAGGATATTCGGAAAATCAAATAACTGATTTAACTTTATTTTGAAATCGAGTCTTGGAGCGTTACTGAAATTTTATGTAATTATATTCATAAGATAAGTGAGGGGGGAGTAATAATGATTTTTTTAAAAAGCACTGTTAATGAGCTAATTCCGTATGCCATTGTTTTATTGCTTGTTGTTTCTATAGAGCTAATATTTGGTTTAGGGTGGAATCTATATCTTGTTTTTATTTTTGCTATTGGTTTTTTTGCCATAATGATTATCGAAAAAATTCGACGTGATTATAAGAAGAACTGGATTAATTTAGTAGCTGCTTTAATATTTGCTTTATTAGTTATTTGGATAGCCACAGTCTACACCAATATAATATAATTTATATTTTGCATGTACTGCACGCAAATTATCTTGATACTGAGTTTTCTTTTATAGAGAGCTATCCTCCAATAAAGACGATAGCTTTTGTAACTCACGGAGAAGGCTAGTTGAAGAAGGGATTTGATATTTACGAGGGGGTTTAAAATGATCTTTGAGGAAATTGATATAAAGAAACATCGAGATACAGTAGTTCAATTTCGGAAAGATTCATTTTATGTAAGTTTTGGGAATGCTATGGGGTTCGGTGAAGAAGAGGAATATTTAAGCTGGTTAGCTGAAAAAATTAGAGATTTTCCGGAAGGTTTTGTTTTAGCCAAGGAAGATGGTAAATATATCGGACAACTTGAATTAACTATACGTGAATACGAAGGCAATAAAATTGGGTATGTAAATTTGTATTATTTAACACCCGAAATGCGTGGCCAGGGTAAAGGGAAAACTTTACACCACTACGCTAAGCAATTCTTTAAAAACAATGAAGTTAGTGAGTATCATCTAAGGGTTTCTCCATCAAATAACAACGCGATCAAGTTTTATCGTACAATCGGAATGGATGAAGTCGGTACAGAAGTTGATGGAAAAGTAATTAGGATGAAAGGTTATTTATAAGATTTCATATTGTGCTAGGGGATGTATTAGTTAACATTTTATAAAAATATCTTGACATCAAGTCTTCCGTAAATGGGAGCAAATCTGCAATAGAAGGGTTTGCTTCTTTTCCTTTATTATGGGCAGGTAAGTCTCAACTCCAACGAATCTCTACATTATAGAATTTATATTGAATATTGTAGTTATAAGGTTGTATATTTTATTAGAGGTGATTATATGTATTGGTTTCTCATACAACTCTGTATTTCGCTGTCCTTATTAGTTTTTTCCACTTTTGTCACGTGGTATGAGGGAAGTGCATTATTAGAGAATCCTTGGGAATGGGAGTATTCCACTCCTTTTTCAGAGCGTCTCCATGAAAACATACATAGTGATGAGCAAATATCACAGTTAGATTACTTTGTATATGCTGCAAAATTTCATCCAACGTTTCCAACTATTATGGCCATTAGTAGTATTTATCTAATTTTATTAATCGGATATCAATTCTTAAAAGCACACATTAAAAAGTTAACTTTATACTTATCTCTTTGGGGTATTATATTTTTGGCAACTAGCTTTTTTATAATGAACTCACCTACTTCAGGAGGGAAAATATTTACTTCTATTTACATGGTAAGTGGAGTTCTATGTTTCTCTATAGTTGGCTTTACTTTTTTTAAAAGAACTCATAAACCATCAGCTGAAAAAGTGTAAATATCTTGAGTTCAAATATTCAAGTTTATGGGGCTATTGTTTAATAGAGCATTACCCCTTTCTTACATAAACACAGGCAATAACGTTGTGCTAAATATTTATTCAGGAACTTATATGGAGGAAAATTATGAAAATAACTCAACAATGGAATCAAGAAGACAGTAATTATATTCGTAAAAAGGTAATTGAACACAATCTTTCTAAATTACCAGATGAAGTAAAACACCCAGTCAAGAACATTAGCTTTATGCTTCGAAATGAAGAGGAGAAAATTTTAGGTGGCATTACTGGAAGGATTTTTTGGTATAACTTACATATTGAATTCTTATGGGTTGATGAATCTCTTAGAGGAAAAGGCTACGGAAAACAGTTATTAGATAATATAGAGGAAATAGCAAGAGAGAATAGATGCAACCTCATTCAACTAGATACATTTAGCTTTCAAGCCCCAAATTTCTATCAGAAATATGGTTATGAAATAGTAGGTGTAATAGAAGATCATCCTAATAATAATAATCAACAGTATTATCTTTCCAAGAAACTGGCTTATTGAGATATGGTGTATAACTAAGGGGTAACAAGTTGAAGACTTCCCAAGACATATCTCGAAATTGAGTCTTAAAGTAACGGGGGGCAAATCTTGAATAAGACATGCGTTTTTTGTATGGGGAAAGGTCATTTTATGAATAAATACAATCTGAACAGGAATGGGGACTTGTATGACTGAAATTAAAGAAATAGGATCTTTATGTTCTTTAGACGACAAAGGCTATATCATAAACCAGTCTGATTACAAAAATATCAACAAGAAATTCAGAGAAGTCATCCAACTTATAAAGGAAAGCTGTCTTTACGCTTTACCAAAGGAAATTCACAGCATTTACATAAGAGGTTCTGTGCCAAGAGGGTTAGACATTGAAGGTGTATCGGATGTGGACGCAATAATTGTAACCTATTCCAATCCTCAAGAACTTGACTTGGATTGGGTTGAGGAGACGGAACAATTTATTGATCAAAAATTCTCTTTTATCAACGGTGTAGAATTAGGATTCAGCCCTTTAAGTGAGGTTGAGGTGTTGAAATATTGCTCTATGATCCCCTTTATTCTAAAAACCTATGGTATTTGTGTTTATGGCGAAAACCTAATAAGTAAGCTCCCTGATTATAAACCCGACAGCTCCCTGGCGAATGAACACCTCATTCACTTAACATCTCTGATTAATAAGGCCAAGCATGATTTAACAGGAAATGACGATATTGAGGACATTAAGGATTGCTGTTCTTGGATCATGAGAATTATTGTGAGGGCTGGTGGTGCGCTTGTCATTGTTCGAGAACAATCGTACACAAGGGATCTATACCCAGCCTATAAACTATTTTCGAAGCACTATCCAGAAAAAGAGCATGAGATGAGAACAGCCCTTTGGTACGCAATCAACCCCTTATCAAGTCCAGAAGAAATATTAAAATTCTTGAATTGCTTTGGCAGTTGGATTGAGATGGAAACAGAAAATTGGCTTGATATTTATAACCCGAAAAAAGAAATGCACCTGCCGCTTTGATTAAAACGAAGGCACCGTCGATTAAGCTGCTTTTTTTATAAATAGTTTATAAGACAAATAAGATTAAAAGTGAGGATTCGTATGAAACAATTAACATTCGGTGAGCTACAGAACTACCTAGCACTAAAATATACAGAAGAACGCACTTCATCTGGTTTATTTATGAAACTAGTAGAAGAGATCGGGGAGGTAGCAGAGGCACTAAACCAGTTAGAAGGTCGGAAGGAAAATTCAGATGATGCTTCTTTAGAAAAAGAGTTAGTTGATGTTATACACTACGCAGTGTCAATTGCGAGTATAAATGATATTGATTTAACAAAAGCCATTATAAAAAAGGATAAACAAGCTGCAATTAAATATAATCAATCTCCAAATTTAGAAGAATTTTTAGTAGTAGAGAATAAAGAACATTATTTTGAAAAATAGAAAATCTAAAAACTGTTCAACAACCGGGTTCGTTTGCTAAGTATTTAATCCAAGTTATCTCGAAGTCAAGTTTTCTAGTAAGGGAGCGATAGTTAAACAGTAGCCTTCGCTTTTTAAATAACGAAGTAGGATAGTTTAATGAGAGAGCAGAGAGGTGAGCAATAAAATGTTTAAATGGACTCCTAATAAGTTTACTAACGAAGATAGACTCAAAACTGCTTATAAAATATTGAAAAATTTGAAAGGTAGATATAAAGACTCATTAATTTCAGTTGCAGTTGAAGGGTCAACAGCTAAAGGGTTGGATGCACCAGAATCAGACTTAGAGTTAAGAGTACTTTTGGATAAAGACTTTAATTATCATAGGTGGTATGCATTCTTTTATGAAGGTATGTTTGTAGGGGTTAGCTATAATTCTGTTTCCAGAACCTTAGAGGCTTCCAAAGTGATTGATTATGAATGGTCAATAAGTGGCGATAACTTGGAAACTGCTGAAGTAATCTTTGACCCGCATTATATTTATGATGATCTGAAGGTAAATAATAAGTTTGCTGAGCAAAATGCAAATTTTAACGAACTAATAGTGGAGGCTATCACGGATATGTATGAACATATCTATAAAGTTTTTACATTGTCATCTACAAATTACATAGGTATTACTCAGGAGGTAACCAATATAGCTTATTGGTCAGCATTAACGGTTGGTTTAGCTAACAGATATAAATATAAATCAAATAAAAATATGGTTGAAGAGAGCTTCGTATTGAATAATATACCAGAAAATTATGAACTAAATATAAGAAGCTTGTTTTTAAATGCACAGTTGAATGATATCCAAAGTGCTGTGAGTAATTTATGGGTAACTTTTGATAACTGGGCTTATCAGGAGTTTGGAATAAATTTAAATGATGACAAATTACAATATATTTAAAATTATGGGTGAGTAAGTAAAAGATTAATTGATTATATCTCGAATTCGAGTCTTCCACAAAAGGGGGCAAATCTGTAACAAAAGGGTTTGCTCCTTTTATTTATTATTTAGGCAGGTTTAAGGAAGACTTGAATTCGAGATGAATTGAACATGATAAAATAAATTTGAGAAGTGCAACCCCAAAATAAATTAAAGTAAAGGTAGTGAAAATATGGATGATTTTCTACCAATAAAAGAAGACCTAGCTTTAATAAGAACTGAAAAAATGACATTTAAGCAGTACAACTCCATTCATTCTTATCCAGTTTATAATGTTCAATCTTTTTTCAATGCTATCAATAAACTTACTTATGAAAGGGTCCTAATAGGAGGAGAAGTGAACAATAGTTTTTATAATGAAGAAGAGGTGAATTTTAATTTTGAATCAAAAAAGACATTCTCTTTGAATAAATCAAAGAAATATCTTGAATTAATTTTTAACAAAAATGATTTCATTAAAGAATTTGATTTAATTAACCAAATTTACTTATTAACCGAAATAAATGATTTTTTCTTTTTGGTTTTAAATCCGATAAAAGGAAAAAAATACTATGACGTGTTAAGTGAAAAAGTTAGTGTTGAGATAGATGGAGAACACGAAAGAATACTGTGGTTTGAATATGATGCCACTGATATCTATGTTGCAAGTTGACTCTCCTCTAGATTTGTCTCAATTTCGATAAATCGATAAAAGGGAACAAATCTGTAAAAAAGGTTTGTTCCCTTTTACTTATGTTTAAGATGTCATCTGAAAGGTTTGGTTACGAGATATATTAAATAAACTCCTTCCATTGGTGATACAATGAATAAAGCGTGTTTGTTAAATAATTACATATATAGTGTGAAAGTTTCCTGTAATTGACCATTTTGCGATCGCCGGGATTTTTGTCTGTTTAATCTGAGATGCAAGGAGGGTTTTTATGAGTAATAATAGGATTGAGAAGTTAAGGAAAAAAGCTTCACTCGTGAAGCAGATAGATGCCCCTTCAATATTAGCCGTTGATTTAAATGACATTCTTGAAAGTAATATAAAAGTAACGAAGTTGATAGATGAAATAGATTCATTAGACAAAAAAGATGAATTAGAAGATCTTTTAATTAACTTGGAAATTGAATTAGATCACATAAACTGGCATTATAAAAGCTTTAAAAAACAATTAAGTAAGTTATATGAATGAAATTAGTTAAAAACCTTTGGAAAAAATAGAAACCCCAGGGTGATGAAATGGTTAGAAATGAAAATCGAATAGGTTTAAGGATAAGAAGCGATAAAGAAGTAAATAGCGCAGTAAGAGAATCCTGTATTAATTTCGCTAAATGGCTTCGAACAACTCAGGAATTCCCGATTAGGGTTGTGGTATATCTTAAGAAAGATTCTATTTTAAAAACAATAGAAATAGAAGAGTTTGCAAGTGCTACATTTTTTGCTCCTTCCAATAAAACACATGAGCCATATATAAGAATAGCCACAGGTGATTATGAACAGTTGGTATCTGATAGGGGAGAAATAGATGCATTATGGGCAATTTTAAAAAGTATGGCTCATGAACTAGTGCATTATCATCAATGGATTAATGACAAATATTTTGATGAGGATGAGGCGGAAAGGCTGAGTGAATATTTGTTGGATGAATTTGCAGAAACTCTTTAGTAGGATTAAAAAAAGAGCTCGTTGCTCTTTTCTTTTTTTAAATAGCATTCATCTCAGTTTCAAGTTATCAATTTTGTAACTAACGGAGAAGGCTAGTTGAAAAAGGGATTTGATATTTACGAGGAGGTTTAAAATGATCTTTGAGGAAATTGATATAAAGAAACATCGAGATACAGTAGTTCAATTTCGGAAAGATTCATTTAATGTAAGTTTTGGGAATGCTATGGGGTTCGGTGAAGAAGGGGAATATTTAAGCTGGCTAGCTGAAAAAATTAGAGATTTTCCGGAAGGTTTTGTTTTAGCCAAAGAAGATGGTAAATATATCGGACAACTTGAATTAACTATACGTGAATACGAAGGCAATAAAATTGGGTATGTAAATCCATGGATTATGTAATTAAGTTATTATTGGGGTACCGCCAGCAAAACGCGGAAAACGTACGCTAAGCATGAAATAAAAATCTCAGAGATGAAAAAAGGAGAGGAGAGACTTAATTATTAAGCCTCTCCTCTCCTTTTTTCATTATTAATGTGGCATGTTGACTTTCTCGAATTTTTCTTCTATTGGTAATGCAATAAGGGCATATGGCCCTGATGGGGAGGATAATTAGCTTTGATTTACTTTTGAGATTTCTAAAAGAAATTTTTCATTATCAACAATTTTCACTCCTGTATAGTAGTGTTGAATAATTTCTTGATATGTTTTCCCGGATTTCGCCATACCATTCGCCCCATATTGGCTCATTCCTACCCCATGACCATATCCTTCAGAAGAAATGACAATGTGGTCCCCTTTCTTTTTCCAATGAAAGTCAGATGAAGGTAAATTAAGTTTCTCTCTAATTTGTTTACCCGTTAATTCTTTCCCGTTTAACGTTACCTGGCGTACACGGTCTCCGTTAGTCCTTTCCGATATGGAAGCTTCTAAATCAGGCTCTTGTTCGAGGTCAACACTAAGTTTTTCTTCGAAGACAGATACCGGTATAACTGTTTGATTAGAAGCTTTAGGAGAATCCTTGTCCCATGGACTTTCTACACTTCTAAGGTATGGAAGTTCTGCTGACCAATAATCCTCTGAATTCTCAGTAAAACCATTACTTGTAGAAAAGTAAGACGCTGTAATTAAACGATCTTCATAAACGATTACTTGCCCTTGGGTATCATGAACGGCCTCTTTTATTTTATTGATTTTTTGGATATAGTTCGCGCCCCATTTTTCTTTTAAATCTGCTGTACTACTAAACACTTGGTGAGTGACTGTGTCTGTTACATCGGCTTTTTGGGGAACTGAGTGGTCTGGATTTAGCAATAATGAGGTAATATACGTTCTCGCACTGAGTGCTTGTGCTTTCAAGGCTTCCTTCTCAAATTCTTCTGGCATTTCACTAGCAACTACACCAACTACATAATGTTCTAAAGGGAGTTTTTCTACCACATCTTTTTGAGTACGATAAACACTTACTTCAGTTGATTGGTCTAGTATAATAGTTTCATCTATACTATTATTTTCTGTCTTCTCTGTAGTTGTCTGGCTTACTTCGTGCTCTTGGGGATTTACATAAGGAACTACGACAGCAGTTGGCAAGATTACTATTAATGATGTCATTATTAACATAAAATATAGAATAGATATTGGTTTTATATTAATCCCCCTCCATTTAAATGTTTTTATGGTATTATCTTACTGACATGCGTCCTTCTTTATTCCTCTATTTTGGGTCGATTTCATTGGACCAGATGGGGATTTCTTAAAGAAGAGAACGAAGTTTTCACCATGAACGAGGAATATTATCTTGAATTTAAATCTTCCGTTATTGGGGAGCTATCCTCCAATAAAGACGATAGCTTTTGTAACTCACGGAGAAGGCTAGTTGAAGAAGGGATTTGATATTTACGAGGGGGTTTAAAATGATCTTTGAGGAAATTGATATAAAGAAACATCGAGATACAGTAGTTCAATTTCGGAAAGATTCATTTTATGTAAGTTTTGGGAATGCTATGGGGTTCGGTGAAGAAGAGGAATATTTAAGCTGGTTAGCTGAAAAAATTAGAGATTTTCCGGAAGGTTTTGTTTTAGCCAAGGAAGATGGTAAATATATCGGACAACTTGAATTAACTATACGTGAATACGAAGGCAATAAAATTGGGTATGTAAATTTGTATTATTTAACACCCGAAATGCGTGGCCAGGGTAAAGGGAAAACTTTACACCACTACGCTAAGCAATTCTTTAAAAACAATGAAGTTAGTGAGTATCATCTAAGGGTTTCTCCATCAAATAACAACGCGATCAAGTTTTATCGTACAATCGGAATGGATGAAGTCGGTACAGAAGTTGATGGAAAAGTAATTAGGATGAAAGGTTATTTATAAGATTTCATATTGTACTAGGGTATGCATTAGTTAACATTTTATAAAAATATCTCGAAATCAAGTCTTCCATAATTGGGAGCATTTCTTGAGTAAACATATACAAGAACATCACAGGGGAGATAATAAATGACTAAAGGATTATATGAATTTATAAGTGAAGCAGAGTTAAAAAAGTATGCAGAACTTGCTGTGCGAGCTGGAGTAAATCTGCAAAAACATCAATTGTTGATTATTCATAGTGATATACAAAATGCTACGTTTGCCCGTCTAATCCAAACGGTAGCCTACGAGGCAGGGGCTTCAAATGTATTTATAGATTGGAAAGATGAACAGGCTGCCAAAGAATTTTACTTAAATGCAACAGATGATGCCATCGATCACTTTCCTGATTGGCAGGCTGCCCGTTTCAAGGAATGGGAAGATGGAGGTGCTGCTTACATACATATTATTTCTGAAAACTTAGATGTCTTCGAGGAGGTTTCTACAGACAGGATAAATCGTTATCTAAAGGCTTCTCGTACGAAATTGAAGGACCATCATGCAAAAATCAGATCCCATGAGGTACGTTGGTGTCTTATAGCTGTACCTTCTTTTGAATGGGCTTCGAAAGTATATCCTCACGTAAGTAAAGAAGAAGCCGTGCAATCGTTATGGCAAGCGATCTTAAGTGGAGCGCGGGTAGATGGAACAGATCCTATCAAAGACTGGGAAAATCATGACCGTGCCTTCGATTCTCGAAAAAAGATCCTCAACGAGAGCCAATTTGAAGCCCTGCATTTTACAAATAGCCGTGGAACTGATTTGTTCGTTGGTCTACCTAAAAATCATCTTTATATCGGCGGGGGTGTCATAGATAAAAAGGGAATACCTTTCTTTCCGAACATTCCTACGGAAGAAGTATTTACGGCTCCCCATAAAAATAAGGTGAATGGAAAATTGGTAGGTACTAAACCTCTTGTCTATGGGGGAAGTGTCATCGATGAATTTCATCTAATTTTTCAAGATGGAAGGATTACCGACTATTATGCCGCAAAGGGACAGGATGTGTTACAGGATCTCATCGAAACAGATGAAGGTTCTCATTATCTAGGTGAGATTGCCTTGGTCTCTAATAAATCTCCTCTTGCTCAGATAGATACCCTTTTTTACAATAACCTGTTTGATGAAAACACGTCCTGTCATATTGGAATCGGAAATGCATCTCCCTCCAATATTCAAAATGGTGTTGACCAAACTGAGGAAAAGTTGAAGGCGGCGGGTCTAAATGCTTCACTTTTGTTAGTCAATGTGACTTTTGGTACCGAAGATATGAAAGTAGTGGGGATTGAAGAAGGTGGAACTGAAGTCCTGCTAATGAAGGATGGGGATTTCCAATTCTAAATCGTCTTCAACTTAAAAACAGAGAAAACTGAGTTGGAAATCTGTTTCAATATCTCGAAATCAAGTCTTCTGTTGTTGGGGAGCTTTAGTTGAATAAGCCCAATATAAAAAAGAGGAACTTCAATGAAATTGGAAGTTCCTCATTTTGTTAGTAATATCAACACTCAACTTTAACAGAGTCAATAAAAAAACACACCAAAAGTGGGTGTGCTTTTTGGTTTATTCACAAAATACTTTATTTTTTATCACTTTCTATTTCTTTTGATTTCTGAATTAAGTATTGAAAATAACTCTCCAATTCCTTTATCTGTTCCGGCCCCATGGACTTCCACTTCTCAATATCAAAAAAAGACATATCATCAATTTCGTACTTCTCAAGAAGGCGGTTTATCTCTGATAAAGAATCAAAGTCATTTTCTTTACGTGGTGTAAGGTTGTGACTATTAATTCTTCCTAATAAGTAATCAGTGGATACATCGAAATAATCAGCAATTTTTTGTAGTGTTTCATAATCTGGCTGCCTCGAACCAGATTCATATCGAGAGAGTTGT
This window of the Halobacillus sp. Marseille-Q1614 genome carries:
- the spoIID gene encoding stage II sporulation protein D — its product is MLIMTSLIVILPTAVVVPYVNPQEHEVSQTTTEKTENNSIDETIILDQSTEVSVYRTQKDVVEKLPLEHYVVGVVASEMPEEFEKEALKAQALSARTYITSLLLNPDHSVPQKADVTDTVTHQVFSSTADLKEKWGANYIQKINKIKEAVHDTQGQVIVYEDRLITASYFSTSNGFTENSEDYWSAELPYLRSVESPWDKDSPKASNQTVIPVSVFEEKLSVDLEQEPDLEASISERTNGDRVRQVTLNGKELTGKQIREKLNLPSSDFHWKKKGDHIVISSEGYGHGVGMSQYGANGMAKSGKTYQEIIQHYYTGVKIVDNEKFLLEISKVNQS
- a CDS encoding aminopeptidase; translated protein: MTKGLYEFISEAELKKYAELAVRAGVNLQKHQLLIIHSDIQNATFARLIQTVAYEAGASNVFIDWKDEQAAKEFYLNATDDAIDHFPDWQAARFKEWEDGGAAYIHIISENLDVFEEVSTDRINRYLKASRTKLKDHHAKIRSHEVRWCLIAVPSFEWASKVYPHVSKEEAVQSLWQAILSGARVDGTDPIKDWENHDRAFDSRKKILNESQFEALHFTNSRGTDLFVGLPKNHLYIGGGVIDKKGIPFFPNIPTEEVFTAPHKNKVNGKLVGTKPLVYGGSVIDEFHLIFQDGRITDYYAAKGQDVLQDLIETDEGSHYLGEIALVSNKSPLAQIDTLFYNNLFDENTSCHIGIGNASPSNIQNGVDQTEEKLKAAGLNASLLLVNVTFGTEDMKVVGIEEGGTEVLLMKDGDFQF
- a CDS encoding helix-turn-helix domain-containing protein — its product is MNIIGKRIKHLRDRNNLSQKRVSESIGVSNVQLSRYESGSRQPDYETLQKIADYFDVSTDYLLGRINSHNLTPRKENDFDSLSEINRLLEKYEIDDMSFFDIEKWKSMGPEQIKELESYFQYLIQKSKEIESDKK